A genomic region of Elaeis guineensis isolate ETL-2024a chromosome 9, EG11, whole genome shotgun sequence contains the following coding sequences:
- the LOC105051140 gene encoding putative pentatricopeptide repeat-containing protein At3g25060, mitochondrial codes for MLSSTLSRPSVKHLISTCRDPQTLAQIHALVILTGSLSHPQSPGRLIAAYARLGDIAAAQSVFKTTSSHNVSTWNSLIIAQSRYNSPAEVLRLYHLMLSDGRVRPDSSTFTVALKACAQLSDLKTAEEIKTHAFGSGYKHDVFVCSSLLNLYAKCGKMDEAMKLFDEMPMKDLVSWTTMIMGFVNVGRPLEAIGIYRKMRAESMEGDEVVMVGLIQACAAMGDVRMGRSIHGHMIRRCMRMDVVAETSLVDMYAKNGSLELAHLAFERMHCKNVVSWSALISGYAQNGLASDALQMLVRMQECGLQPDSVALVSALLACSQIGFLKLGKTIHGYIEKRLEFDQILGTAVIDMYSKCGCLSSARSLFDRVGLRDSISWNAMIASYGAHGHGKEALSIFLEMSETGLEPDHATFASLLSAFSHSGLVEEGRYWFHLMLQKFGIEPAEKHYACMVDLLARAGHVKEAHELIKSMVIKPGIAVWVALLSGCHKHKTLELGEYVAGKVLELNPDDLGIHALVSNVFAAGKRWDKVGEVRKAMKKMGMRKVPGYSLVEVNGKLHAFLVEDKTHPQHEKIMEMLERLDYEMRKMGYIPKTEFVFHELEEDVKERMLCNHSERLAIAFGLLNTSPGTRIVIIKNLRVCLDCHVATKYISKIVNREIVVRDVKRFHHFKDGVCSCGDYW; via the coding sequence ATGCTCTCAAGTACCCTCTCCCGGCCATCAGTGAAACATCTCATCTCGACATGCAGAGACCCGCAAACACTCGCCCAGATCCACGCCCTCGTGATCCTCACCGGATCCCTCTCCCACCCCCAATCCCCTGGCCGCTTGATAGCAGCCTACGCCAGACTCGGCGACATTGCCGCCGCCCAGTCCGTGTTCAAAACCACCTCCTCACACAACGTCTCCACCTGGAACTCCCTTATCATCGCCCAATCCCGGTACAACTCCCCGGCTGAAGTCCTCCGCCTCTACCACCTCATGCTTTCTGATGGCCGCGTCCGGCCGGATAGCTCCACCTTCACCGTGGCCCTCAAAGCCTGTGCCCAGTTATCGGACCTCAAAACTGCCGAGGAGATTAAAACCCATGCATTTGGTTCAGGATATAAGCATGATGTGTTTGTTTGCTCCTCATTGTTGAATTTGTATGCAAAATGTGGGAAGATGGATGAGGCAATGAAGCTTTTTGATGAAATGCCAATGAAGGACCTCGTCTCGTGGACTACGATGATTATGGGTTTTGTGAATGTCGGAAGGCCATTAGAGGCAATTGGGATCTATAGAAAGATGCGGGCAGAGAGTATGGAAGGGGATGAGGTCGTGATGGTCGGCCTGATACAAGCATGTGCGGCGATGGGAGATGTGCGGATGGGTCGTTCCATTCATGGGCACATGATCAGACGTTGCATGAGGATGGATGTTGTTGCAGAGACTAGCCTTGTTGACATGTACGCCAAGAATGGGTCCTTGGAGCTCGCACATCTCGCCTTCGAGCGGATGCACTGTAAGAATGTTGTGTCTTGGAGTGCTTTGATTTCTGGATATGCTCAAAATGGGCTTGCAAGTGATGCACTACAGATGCTGGTAAGGATGCAGGAATGTGGTCTGCAGCCTGACTCGGTTGCACTTGTGAGTGCTCTTCTGGCATGTTCACAGATCGGGTTTTTGAAACTGGGCAAGACAATACATGGGTACATTGAGAAGAGGCTTGAATTTGACCAGATTTTGGGAACCGCAGTGATTGACATGTACTCCAAGTGTGGGTGCCTCTCAAGTGCTCGTTCTTTGTTTGATAGGGTTGGGTTGAGAGACTCAATATCTTGGAATGCGATGATAGCTAGCTATGGTGCCCATGGTCATGGTAAGGAAGCCCTTTCAATTTTTCTTGAAATGAGTGAAACTGGATTGGAGCCTGACCATGCCACTTTTGCTTCACTTTTGTCGGCTTTTAGTCATTCAGGTCTTGTAGAAGAAGGACGCTATTGGTTTCATCTCATGCTCCAAAAGTTTGGAATTGAACCTGCTGAGAAGCATTATGCTTGTATGGTGGATCTTTTGGCTCGTGCAGGTCATGTCAAAGAAGCCCATGAACTCATCAAGTCAATGGTTATCAAGCCAGGGATTGCAGTTTGGGTTGCTCTCCTCTCCGGTTGTCACAAACATAAAACGTTGGAGCTTGGAGAATATGTGGCAGGAAAGGTTCTTGAGTTAAATCCAGATGATTTAGGGATACATGCCTTGGTTTCTAATGTTTTTGCTGCAGGAAAAAGGTGGGATAAAGTAGGTGAGGTAAGAAAGGCAATGAAGAAGATGGGGATGAGGAAGGTTCCAGGTTATAGCTTGGTGGAAGTGAATGGGAAACTTCATGCATTCTTAGTGGAGGATAAGACTCATCCACAACATGAGAAGATCATGGAGATGTTGGAGAGATTGGATTATGAGATGAGAAAAATGGGTTACATTCCAAAGACAGAGTTTGTTTTCCATGAACTTGAGGAGGATGTCAAGGAGAGAATGCTCTGTAACCATAGTGAGAGGCTGGCCATCGCCTTTGGGCTGTTGAACACAAGCCCAGGAACAAGGATTGTGATCATAAAGAACCTAAGGGTTTGTCTGGACTGCCACGTCGCGACTAAGTACATTTCAAAAATTGTAAACCGGGAAATTGTAGTAAGGGATGTGAAACGATTCCATCATTTTAAAGATGGAGTGTGCTCTTGTGGGGATTACTGGTAA